CCAACGCCGTTCCCGACCAATTCAGCACCTGTCCATCCGGCGTGGATTCGGTGCGCCCGATGATGCGGGCACCATGGGTTTCGGAGAAGGGAATGGTCTGCGCGCTCGCCAGGGCGGCAGCGAAAAGGCATCTGGCCAATCCCCGGCGAAAACCTCCGGCGATGCGAAAGAAAGACCGTGCGCTCAAGGCGGAGGGACATGCGAAGGCCATCTTGGTTCCATTGGACTATAGGGGAGAGACGTCGAACGAAGAGCTCTCACTGGAAACTTAGTCCAGCAGGCTCCGTATCCGGCCACCTCACACCCCACCTATGCTCCACGGATTCCCGTATGCCGATGAGGCCAACCAAAGTGAACCAATCACGAGCAACAGCTCCACAAGAGCGGCGCCAGGATCAGGCGTTTTCGTAGCGCTTTTGTCCACCGCCGAACCATCTTGCCAGGATGGTGCGCCCCTCCTTGAAAACGGGAACGCCATCGAAGCTGACCGCCAGAAGGCCCCCTTTCCGAACGATCCACGGGGTGTTCTCGCTTTCGGGAGGCGAAGTGAGACCGGACAGCCGGACCGTAATGGCCGCGTCGTCGATGTCGACGGTCCCGATCACGTATGTGTAGACACCCTCCGCGTCCTGGCCATCCGGGAATTCGTACTTGCATTCCACCACCGTCCCATCATGCTCGATGGACATGGCAGGATGGAGCGAGGCGATGGAGACCGGTCCGTTGGAAATCGCACTGTAGACGGAGAACACCAACCCCACCGGCCCACCAAGGCGCTTGGATATTTCGGGGTTGAGCTCGATGATCTCCGTCCCCGGCGCATTCCTGGACACGTTTTGGACGTCCCCGAGGTGACGAGCGAAGGGAGCTTTGTCCAACGCCCCTGGATGGGTCGAGGCCAGCCAGTGCATCTTGCCGTTGGGCATCAGAATCCCGGCGCGCAGATCGAGGTCATCGTTGTCCGACTGCCCATCCCCGTTGTCGATCCAGGTCGCCTTGACACGGATCGGGTCACGCCCCCCTTTCTTCAACGGGATCTTCGAGCTTTCTCCTTGTTTGGTGAGGCAGATGCTCTTCAAATCGATCGGCGCCACACCCGCCGGTTTTTCGCCAACAGGAACGGGGGCTTTGGTTGGAGTCGGAGAGGCTTGTGCCGGTGAAGCGATGTCCACTCCAAAGTGCGTAGCGATGGCCGACAAGCCATTCTCGAAGCCCTGCCCCACCACCCTCAGCTTCCAATCTTCCCCACGGCGATAGATCTCCGCCAGGATGAGAGCAGTTTCTGTCATCCCCGTACAGGAAATCTCGCCGCGAAGCCCTCCGCATTCGGGAACGTCGATCGCGATTTCGGAAAGCTTGCCCATGACCGCCCGGTTCTCGTGAATGGTCATCACCAGCACGATCTTCTCGATGGATCGGTCCACTTTGGCCAGGTCCATCGAAAACTCCGTCTTCGTTTTTAAGCCGGAGGCGGGATTCAAGCTGACTGCACCCGACCCGACCTGGGGCTGTCCGTAGAAACACATGTCTCCATCGCCACGAACCTTCCCTTTTTCGGTGAGAAGGAATGCGGAGACATCGATATCCACATCGGGAATGGATCCGTAGGAGATGGAGAGCGCGAACTTCCACGGCGAAAGATTGGCGTTGGCACCAGGTTTCAGGACCGACATTTTCCTACTCCTCGAATGCTTCGGTGGGGACGGGTGGCTTCAGGGAACGCGGGCGTAGCCAGCGTGAAGACTGGGAAGGATCCTGGTGGAGAATCCCAGATGAGGGAAAATTCCAGGACAAGCGGAATGCAAAACGTACTCACCCCTTTGGGCGTTTCCAACCATGGCGGGGGCGGGGCGGGAATGACAATTTCTGGGGTGGGAGGGAAGGAGGGGTGGTGGGAACGATAGCCCTGGGGTGGCGGAGGTGGCGGATGTTGGCGGAGAGGAAGGGGTGGCGCAGGGAGCTCGCCCTCACCCTCTCCCTCTCCCCCCAGGGAGAGGGGATCGGGGTTTCGGGCGGTTGGGCGAGAGTGACAATTTCTGGGGTCGGAGGGAAAAGAACAGGGGCTCTACTTGCCCTTGTCCCGTGAGGATCGGCAATGGTCGGCGGAGGTCTTTCCCGAATGGTCGCGCAGTTTGGGATTGGCACCCTTGCGCAACAGAAACTCGCGTACCTCCCTACTTCCGGAACGGTTGCAGCTGATGATCAACGGGGTCTGGCCGATTTCGTCACGGGCATTTGGGTTGGCGCCCTTGCTGATCAAAAAGCGAACCATGCCAATGTTGGTGAATGTGGCGGCATTCAACAACGCCTTGTCCAGATCGATTTTGGGGATTCTCCGGACCACGTACCTGGCGTACGTCTCCGTGCCAAACCAACCGAACACAGTCTCGTAGTCGCCGTTTTCGAGGACCACAGGTGCTCCCTTGGCCTGTAGCCAATCGACCATCAGAGTGTCGCTGACCCTCACCGCCGAGGAAACCAACGATTGACCTTCTGAAAAGGGATCGCGCACGGACGCGCCGTTTTCCACCAGCAGCTTGGCACATTCGAAGCATCTGCTTGCGATCGCATCGTGAAGAGCGGATCTTCCGTCCGCATCGCGAAGAGTCGGGTCGGCATTCGATTGCAGGAGAACATCCATGCTCCCCACTTGGCTGCCCATTGCGGCGTACATCAGTGCAGTCCGACCGTACAGGTCCCGGTAATTGACATCGACACCACTACCCAGCAGGATTCTGAATCCACCTGAAAACAATCCGAATTCCACCGCATTATGCAGATGTCCCCCCATCAGTCCGGTGTCCGGCTTGGCTCCACGCTGTAGAAGCAGCTGGAATGCGTCGAGCTTGCGATTGTTCAACGCGCACTGGATTGGACTCTTGCGCTCGCTGTTGGTCAGGTTGGGATCCGCACCCTTTTCCAAGGCCAATTCGATGACGTCGTTCCAGCCCTGGCTGGCGGCAATGGTCAGGATCCGCTCGTAGGGGTACTTCTCACTGTCGAGTTTCGGGTATACCTTCCCATTCACATCCGCCCCGGAGGCGATCGCCAGTTTGGCGAACAGCGGGCTCGTGGCGGGAACCACCAGACTGGGATCGTCGGGGCCCATGGTGGGAAAAACCGGTTTGGCGCCCTTGTCCATCAGCAAAAGAGCGATCTCTCCGAGGCCCCTTTCCACTGCCCGTCTGAAAGGGGTGTCTCCGGAAGGGTACGGGCGGTCGACATCGATCTTCCCGCGCAGCAGGACCCGCACGTTGGCGGCATTCCCCGAGTCCACTGCCAAATGTAGCGGTGTCGTCAGGCTTGCATTTTTTCCATCCGGGTCGGCACCGTTGCGCAACAGCAGATCCAAGACGCTCGAGTCCGCTCCGGCCTTGCAAGCATGGTGCAACGCGGAATTTCCCTCCCTGTCGAGTGCGGAAATGTCGGCTTGCATCGACAAGAGCCGCTGGACGAACCAGAAGGATTTTGCCTCGGCAGCAGCCATCAGCAAGGTCTTTCCATCACGGAGTCGAAGGTTCGGATCGGGATGCAGAGTGTAGAGCCTTCGGAAATTTGCGGTGTCCCGAACGAGCACCGTCAGGAACAGGGCGTTGCCGATCCTTGGATCTTCCCCGTTCTCTTCCGGCTCGAACAGAGGGTCGGCTTGTTTTTTCAGCATCAGATCCACCACCGCGTCGTGATGATTCAGCATCGCGTACATCAGAGGTGTGAGGTAGGTCCCAGAGATCGCCTCCATCGAAGCACCCTGGTCGACCAGAAGTTCGACCATCGCCAAGTCGCCTCGGGTGGCGGCGATCATCAGCGGAGTGATTCTCCCGAAATTGAAATCATCCACATCCGAGCCATGATCGATCAGGAACTTCACCGCCTCCAGGTCACCGGCATCCGCCGCCAAATGGATCGCGCTCAAGCCATCCCGCTTGGAGTCGATGTAGACACCCCTATCCAGGAGCGTTCCGGCGAGTTCGAACTCCCTGGCCTGGAGGAGATCCCAAAGTTCTTGGGATGACGCCGGGAAGGCCATCATCAGAATCAACAGGAAGCTCCGCATCATTTGCCCACCTTGCCTGAGAAAAGTTTGGCCATCTGGGGATAGGGGTGGAGTTTCGTGAGGTATTGCTCGATTCCGTTGCGGTCGGGATCTTTCCTGGACACATCCACCCCGGCTGCCAGCAGCAACCGGACGATCTCGGGTTGGTAGAACTTTACAGCCAAAAGCAACGCCGGGACGCCCGAGAGATCCTTCGCATTGGGATCGGCGCCATGTCGCAGAAGCTTGGCCACATGCACGGCGCGGTGTTTCCAGATCGCCTGGATCAAGGCGGGCTCATCGGAGTAGATGGTCGACGTTTGAACCGGTTCGAGGCTCTCGGGGTTCATGGTATCGGGCGCATCGAAATCGCAACCCTTGTTGGCCAAAATCGCCAGGAGCGAGTCGTCGTCCTGCTGCAAGGCGACGGCGACAAGTTTTGCCGAATAGGGCTTGATCTTCGCGTTGGCGCCATGGCGGACCAGCAAGGCAAGCGCATCCCACTTGCCTTGCTCGGCGGCAAGCTCCGCCGGCGTGCGACGGGAAGCATCCGGAAGCGACGGATCCGCACCAAGATCCAGGAGCCTTTTGATTTGTTGGAGGTCAGCGACGTTTCCTCTGGCGATGGCCTCCTGCAGGATGGTGGTGCCCTTGGGTGGGACCGCGTTCAAGCTCCCTCCGCGGTCCAGGATCTGCCGGATCACATCCCGACGTTGGCTCGCGACGGCATAGGACAGAGCCGATTCACCCCTGGACGAAATCTTTCCGACATCCGCTCCCGCTTGGATCATCCATTCGGCCTCGCGCCAGCGCCCACGCTTGCAAGCATGCATCAACGGAGAAACGCCTAGACTGTCGACGTGATCAAGGTTGGTCTTGCGCGAGAGAAGGATCGGCAAATTCTCCAACGAGGCTTCGTACATGGCGTTGCGCCCGTCGAAATTTGTCGCATGGGGATCCGCTCCCTTGTCCAACAACCGCTTGAGCCAGGTGGAATCGGACTTCTTGGCCGCCAATAGGATCGGTGAATCGCCATCGCCATCCTTCGCATGGACATCGGCTCCCTGGTCCAACAGCCGATCAAACAGTTTCCGGGAACCCGCACCGATGGCCTGCAGCAGTGGCGAATCGCCGAGGGGATCCTTCGGATGCACAGGAGCACCTCGATCCAGGAAGGCCAAAGCATTGGTTGTGTCGCGCTTGCGGATGGCGTCGAACAGTCCCCTGCACAAATTGTCGGGATTCGAAGGGACACCCCGCCTATTGAGGTCGTCAAGCACCGAGAAGGCGCCATGAAGAGAGGCGTCGTCGGCGATCCTCCGGAACTCGGCGCTCTGCATATCCCCGAGAGAATCGACGATCGCACGGAACACGGCCAAGTTGTCGAATTTCGCCGCCACGAACGCCGGGCTCCATCCATTCCTGACCATTTTCGGGTCGGCGCCGCGCTCCAAAAGGATTTTGGTGAATGTCGGGTTCGGTTGGCGCGCGGCCTCGAACAGAAGCGGAATCGAATCCCCGTACTGGTTTTCGAATTCGGGGAAAATAACCGAGAAGTACCCCATGTCCCGAACCAGGATCCGAGGGGAGGCACCCGCCTCCAGAAGCTGACGGAAAATGGCCGTGTCCCCGCGGGAAACCGCCATCTGCAAGGGCGCATGGAAATCGCCGACCGCATCGGGGCTTGCCCCCTTCTTCAGCAGGTACGCGACCCGTTTGGGCTGGTGCTTCCGGATGGCTTCGTTCAACTTTTTACCCAGATCCAACAACGCTTCGGAAGAGAGCTTCGAGGCTGTCGGGCCTGGCACGGGAGCGCCATGGACAAGCGACGAAAGGAACAAGGCGAGGGCGAAGTAAGACAGGCGAGGGATTCGGTTCATCGGCTCTCCCGAATTCGGGGGTGGGGCTTTGGGGATGACAAAAGATAAATCGCCGTCGCTCCTGAAATCCACCACAGGGAAATTTGGCCCTGGGTTGGGAGGTTCGGGCGGATGGGCTGGGTGGGTGATGATGGCGAGGGTGGGAGGAGAAAGCGGGCGAGGGGGAATCGGTGGACCTGGGTTGGCGGATGTGGCGGGGTTCGGGCACGGAGGCGAGGGCGGCGCGGGAGCTCGCCCTCACCCTCCCCCTCTCCCCCCAGGGAGAGGGACTCGGAGTTCGGGCGCAGATGCTGGGTGGGAGTCAATTGCTGGTGCGGGAGGAGGGTCGGGAATCCTGTAGTGGCGCGGCTCCTTGTGGACCCTATACGGCAAGGGAATTGTCGAGACGTACCGGACTTCTTGCTGACAGGACCGACAGCGTTCCGTGACCAACTGATCGACGACCTCCACTGAAATCGATCCTCCGCATCGATCGCAGGCGCAGGAATCAATCCACACCCGATGCCCGGCGCCGGCCCGTTCCATGATCCATTCCTGGTAGGCCGCGACCGGTCCCACCACCTCGTCGCCAGGCGATTGATCCACGCTGATCTTCGCCTTGGAATGGTCCCGGGGAAGGATCGACATCAAGCTCGTGACGGGACCTTGCGCCCCACACGATGTGCACAGGGATCCATACGATCCATATTGGCCGTAGGTTCGGAAGGACCCTCCGTTTTCGCAAACACAGGCAATGTCGTTGATGAACGGACCAGCCATTTTTTGTCCTCAGATTTCCGAACCGGGAAGGGAGGCGAAGGCAGGCTTCCGCCCCTGGCTGTAGGCGTCGAAGAAACATTGATAGAATGGCTGGGTTTGGTGACATTTTCTGGCATTGGAGGGGAGGAGGGCTGCCGGGATGGGTAGGCAGTGGCCTTCTCAGGGAAGTGGGAGAGGGTGGGAGCGACGGGATCGGAAAAGTCGATCAATGGCCAGGAGCAAGACGGCAAATAGGATGGCTCCCACAACGATGCAGGAAACCTTGAATGTCAAATATTTCTCGAAACGCAACGCGGACCTTTCCAGCAAATCATTCAAACCACCAAATCCTAACCGGATCAGTCGCATCCCCATGATGCCCAAGCCGATGGACACCACCCGGGGAAGGGGAACCCGCCATAGCCCGAAGACCAGAGCCAGGAAAAAGATCATCCCCACGAACGCCCCACTGGTGAACAAAAAGCCGGGAACGGTCCAGGTATGATTGAACGTGGCAAACAAAACACTCTCTCCTGAGGCAAACAGGAGAGAACTCAAGCCTGCAGCGCTCCAGCGCCCCATGGTTTTCGAAAGCACCCTGCCTGCGGCCAGCGATGCGAGGAGACAGAGTCCTGTTGCAAGCGACCAGATCCAAAGTTGAGGAACCCAATTGACATGCCTAGTCGGGTTCGGAGACAGGCCCGCAAGGATTCCCGCGACCAAAACGCCGTCCTTGGCCAGTGCCCAGCAGAACACGACCCCCAGGACACGAAGCCAGGCAGGCCGACCGGGACCCGCTTCAAACCATGTCGAAAGTTCCACCCATGCGGGATCTGATTGTTTGAGGTTCGGGGGCATCGTGGGTTTTCCTCTTTGCAGGATTCAGGGAAAGGACAAAACGGTGGAGACGGTAAAGCTAGGCATCCTGTGCCGTGGTCAGGGGCCGGGTTGAGGAGGAACTGGGCTGGGCGACGATGACGGGAACTTTATCCGAACGGGGGTGAACGACATCCCAGATGGCTGCGATCACGGCTTCCGTTTCTTGCAAGACTTCCTGGTTGGTGAAACGGACCACGCGGATCCAACGCTCTTCCAGGTAGGCGGTCCTGATCGCGTCCCGCATGCGGCCTTCCAGGGTGTAGTGCTGGCTTCCGTCGGCTTCGATGCAGATCAGGCTTTCCACGCAGTAGAAGTCCAGGATGTACGGAGGGAACGGATGCTGCCGACGGAATTTGACACCAAGTTGGCGGTTGCGCAAGAGGTTCCAGAGCAAGGATTCGGGATCCGTGGACTTTGCGCGAAGGGCACGGGCGCGTTGCTTCAGGAGCTCGGGGGTGGGAGGCTCGAAGGCCATGAGAACTTCGCACTCCTCACGCGCTGGCGGGAAAGACGTGGGCGGTTGGGGCGTTGTCAGGGTTTTGGGGAAGGCTGCCTGGTTGCGCACGAGTCAAACGTAATCTGGGAGGGTGAGGTTGGCGGCAATGGAACGGTGGCCCTGGGGATGGCGGAGGTGGCGGGCGTGGGAGGACGAGGGCGAGGGCGGCGCGGAGCTCGCCCTCACCCTCTCCCTCTCCCCCCAGGGAGAGGGGTTCGGTGGTTCGGGCGGGTGGGCGGGGGTGAGTGACAGAAATTGGTGCGGGAGGAGAGACGGGGTGGTTGGAGCGGTGGGGCTGGGTGGGCGTGGTGATCGATTAGTCTTGGAGGCAGCGCACGCTCATGGCGGCGTTCTTTGAGTGGGCGAAGCGGAGGTTGGCGGGGGTGTTGGTGCCTAGGTGTCGGGACCAGGCTTGGGGGCCGGTGTCGGAGGCGGTCCAGAAGTAGGCGCTCGTGTTCAGGTTCGCGAAGTTCCCGTTGGCCTGGCGGAACCCTGCGGCCATGGCACGGAAATTCACCTCGTCGAGTCCGCCCCACGAGGTGGCTTTCAGGCATTTTCCCTTGTCCGGTTCTGAAGAGTCTCCCAAGCTGTTTTCCAGGATGGACCACTCTTGGTCAGAAGGGAGGTGCCATCCGGAGGGGCACGCGTTCCGGGCGGCCTCCCAGGTGTAGAGACGTCCAAACCGTGCGCACATGGATGAGGAGCCTCCGTAGCACCACGAGCCTTTGGTGGAGACGACCAGGTTCTTCGCCATCCAGGTTTGTTGCTGGACCTTCACCGTGGGGTAGACCACACTGTCGCGATCGTCCTGGAAGAAACTCATCCCCTTGGGCGGATGGGTTGTGCGCGCCTTCATCTTGGCCTGGGCTTGGTGCGTTGCCAGAGCGAGACCCGCGACAAAAACCAAGAGCGCTCTTCGCAGGGAATTTTTGGAATCTGGATGGTTCATGAGGTTCGTTGGCTTTCGCGACGCAGGTCCTGGCAGATTCGCGCCAGCTCGCCGAAAAGGACACCAAGCCGAGTCGCGCAGAGGAAGGGTCAGTGGCAGCGATGGTGGAGTCGTGAAGGAGGGCATTTCCGGAAAAAGGTAAACGGAGCGGGGTGGTTGCGAGTCAGTGCGGTGGCAGGCCCATCCAGAGGTTTTCGAGGGGAAAGGGGATCCGGGTCACCAGGAAGCAGGAGCGTCCGCTGATCCGGAATTTGAGTCCATCCGGGCGCGTCGCTTCCGCAGCCTGGTAGGCCTGGTATTGGTCTTTGGTCAGGAACAGACTCGCGATGGTCTCGTCCATCTTCTTGGTGGTGGGGCTCTTCAGATCGGGCAGGTTCTTCGGCCAGGGAGCAGTTTTCCCTTTGGCCTCGTTGCACTGGGCGATCAGTTCATACTGGTCCGGAATCCACTCCTGCAGTCCGCGCAAGGGGGCGTATTGGGCCAGACGATCGAACAACTGGATCAGTCGTTGGGGAGCCCGCTTCCTGGCCGGACTTCCTGTGGAGCGGAGGTCGCCGTAGTACCGGTAGAACCAGACGTTCTTGGAGGAGAACCGATAGACGTAGTTGTCCGGTTGATCGGTGTCTTCCGAGAACGACTTGTTCTCTCCGCTCTCGTCCAGGATCGTGTCAAATTCCGTCTTGCGAATGAAATCGAAGAATTCCTCTTTCTGGAGCTTTTCGTGGAAGTACTTGATGCCGTGACCCTGCGGATCCTTGCGGGTGAAGATGACCTCGCCATTGTCGTACAGCGCGAAGGCGGGTGATTCGGAAAAGGGATAGAACGTGAGCGCGTTCGTTTCGTAGAGCACCAGGACGGGGCGCGCTTCCTCGACGGGAGTCGATGGCTTGGCTCCCAGCAGGAGGTTGAGGGTCAGTATCGCGGAAACGATCACGGGATGGTCCTGTTGTGCAGCGTGTGGGTCACAGCCATTGAGGAGGAGTCCGAAGTCTACGTAATTCCGGGTCGCAACAAGAGGAGGAGGAGGAGGGGTTTCGGGTGGGTGGGCTGGGTGGGCGGAGGTGGCGGCCGTGGGAGGAGAGGATGGGCGAGGCGGTATCGGTGGCCTTGGGGTGGCGGAGGTGGCTGGGTTCGGGCGTGGAGGCGAGGGCGGCGCGGAGCTCGCCCTCACCCTCTCCCTCTCCCCCCAGGGAGAGGGGCTCGGAGTTTCGGGCGGGTGGGCTGGGTTGGCAACAGAAACTGACGTGGAGGGATAGGAAGGCTGGTGAGAGTGGTGGCCTTGGGGTGGCGGAGGTGGCTGGGTTCGAGCGTGGAGGCGAGGGCGGCGCGGAGCTCGCCCTCACCCTCTCCCTCTCCCCCCAGGGAGAGGGGCTCGGAGTTTCGGGCGGGTGGGCTGGGTGGGCGGAGGTGGCAGCCGTGGGAGGAGAGGATGGGCGAGGCGGTATCGGTGGCCCTGGGGTGGCGGAGGTGGCTGGGTTCGGGCGTGGAGGCGAGGGCGGCGCGGAGCTCGCCCTCACCCTCTCCCTCTCCCCCCAGGGAGAGGGGCTCGGGGTTTCGGGCGGTTGGGCTGTGTTGGCGACAGAAACTGGTGCGGGAGGACGGATTAGAACTCGTTTTGGCTACACTACAACCTTGCTCGGTAACCAGGTGCCGCTGTCCGCAATGTGGAGTCCCAGCGCATGGCGTCCATCACCTCGAGGTCTGGCCGGGTCTGGTCTTTTGCTGCGCGGAAGTAGCCTCTCAGATTCTGCTCCTGGGATAGATCGATGTATCCAGTCTCCCTGAAAACACTCGGATACTTTTCGTGGATTTCCCGTTCCAGTTCCTCCAGGAAGTCCGCCATTTTTCCATCGATCTCCTCGGAGGTAGTTCCCTCCTCCGATTGCTTTGGCGACGGAGCCGCGGGGCGCGCGGCCCATTGGGATTTGACGGTTTCCGTCGCGTCGATGGCTGCCTTCGTGGCAGCATGCTTGCGGATCGAATCGTTCAGGTCGTTCACAGCGCTCTCGAGCGTCTCCCGTGACGGCGAATCCAGACTGCCCATGTCCTGTTCACCGACGAATTTCGCCAGATCCTTGAAGGCCTGGGAATCAGAGGCCTGACTCGCTGTTGCCATGGCATTCCCCGACACGTTCAGTGCCGTCGCGAAGGCTGTGTTCATGCTGGAGAATTCGGCGAGATCCTCACCAAACTCCTCCCGGTAGCGGGTTTGCATGTAAAGAAGAATGCTCGACAGGCGGGAAACCTCCGTGGAGGCTTCGTAAATGTCGGGAATCTCCTCCGATGGCGCATCTTGAGAATCATTCATCTCCGTGGAAAGCATGGACATCGCAAGGAGCGAATTGGAACCACCTCCTGGCCCCGCCGGCTTGCCATTGGATACGTTCTCCATCGGGATCTTCAAGAACGCCTTAAGAGTCTCGGAAAGGTGTTCGATCAGGCCATCCTTCAAAATATTCAGATCGACCTTTGTAACGAAGCTGTACTCCTGGCCCAGCGCCACAAAATTGATGGTTGCTCTGAATTCCTTCGATTGGGCCGAGATGTCGGCGGAAATCTCGGCACTTCGCAGGAACAGGAGGGACGTGGCGGCTCGGATGGTGGCATTGACCAGTTGCAACAGCCCCACGCTCAAGTTGCCGAAGGCGGCCACCGCGAGCTTTGCCACCTGCAGGGCGGCGGTCGCGATTCCGATGGCGGTCCAGATTCCGGCTTTGGTGGCCTCGTAGAGTCCGATCTCCGCACCCTTGGCGATGGCCACGAAGGCCTTCTTCCACCAGTGGGCGTCACCGATCGCCTTGCGACAGGACCGGATCAGATCGTCCATGTGGGTGATCTGCCCACGCAACTGGTCGACATTGCGCTGCGCGGAATCCAACGAGCCCTGGGCGCTCGACATGGTGGTCTTGAGTTTCTGGATGGCCTCGTCGAGAGCCTTGGTCACCGCGTCGAGTTTGCTCGTAAGCTCCGCGGTGTCGAGCTGCAGCTTCACCGTCAAGGAGGCGTCTTTCGAAATCAGATTCGAATAATCTGCGTCCAGGAGAACGAACACCCGGATCCCCCAGTACTCAATTACCGCATGCACGGAAATTTTCCTGGAGCAGTAGACGATCCTCGCATCGAACTTGAAAAGGGTCAGGAATTCCAGATGGCCGTCGAAATAGAAGGTGACATCCTTCTTGGATGCCGACAGGTAGAACACAAGGCCCGTGGCGTCTTTGGGGACGAACTGCGAAATCGGATTTTTTTCCGGAAGCGCAATGGGATTCTTCGTGGAATCCTTCATGGGATCCTTCGAAGCACACACTTGGAAAACCGTGAAGGTCCCGATCTTGAACTCGATCGGATCAAGTCTGGCGTAGGCGAGGATCCCCGAATCCTCCGACATGGAGAACACCACTTCGAAGCTCTTGCCCAGGACGGTGATCTTGCCAGCGAGGAAAACCCCGGGCTTCACCGAGTAGCCACCGATCTTGGTTTCGATTTCGGACACGTAGAACTGGGTCTGCAGGAAAATCTGTCCGTTGCCGTCGATGAAATAGTGGCGCATCCGCTTCTGGTCGACGAGTCCGTAAC
This DNA window, taken from Fibrobacterota bacterium, encodes the following:
- a CDS encoding TerD family protein — its product is MSVLKPGANANLSPWKFALSISYGSIPDVDIDVSAFLLTEKGKVRGDGDMCFYGQPQVGSGAVSLNPASGLKTKTEFSMDLAKVDRSIEKIVLVMTIHENRAVMGKLSEIAIDVPECGGLRGEISCTGMTETALILAEIYRRGEDWKLRVVGQGFENGLSAIATHFGVDIASPAQASPTPTKAPVPVGEKPAGVAPIDLKSICLTKQGESSKIPLKKGGRDPIRVKATWIDNGDGQSDNDDLDLRAGILMPNGKMHWLASTHPGALDKAPFARHLGDVQNVSRNAPGTEIIELNPEISKRLGGPVGLVFSVYSAISNGPVSIASLHPAMSIEHDGTVVECKYEFPDGQDAEGVYTYVIGTVDIDDAAITVRLSGLTSPPESENTPWIVRKGGLLAVSFDGVPVFKEGRTILARWFGGGQKRYENA
- a CDS encoding ankyrin repeat domain-containing protein, yielding MMRSFLLILMMAFPASSQELWDLLQAREFELAGTLLDRGVYIDSKRDGLSAIHLAADAGDLEAVKFLIDHGSDVDDFNFGRITPLMIAATRGDLAMVELLVDQGASMEAISGTYLTPLMYAMLNHHDAVVDLMLKKQADPLFEPEENGEDPRIGNALFLTVLVRDTANFRRLYTLHPDPNLRLRDGKTLLMAAAEAKSFWFVQRLLSMQADISALDREGNSALHHACKAGADSSVLDLLLRNGADPDGKNASLTTPLHLAVDSGNAANVRVLLRGKIDVDRPYPSGDTPFRRAVERGLGEIALLLMDKGAKPVFPTMGPDDPSLVVPATSPLFAKLAIASGADVNGKVYPKLDSEKYPYERILTIAASQGWNDVIELALEKGADPNLTNSERKSPIQCALNNRKLDAFQLLLQRGAKPDTGLMGGHLHNAVEFGLFSGGFRILLGSGVDVNYRDLYGRTALMYAAMGSQVGSMDVLLQSNADPTLRDADGRSALHDAIASRCFECAKLLVENGASVRDPFSEGQSLVSSAVRVSDTLMVDWLQAKGAPVVLENGDYETVFGWFGTETYARYVVRRIPKIDLDKALLNAATFTNIGMVRFLISKGANPNARDEIGQTPLIISCNRSGSREVREFLLRKGANPKLRDHSGKTSADHCRSSRDKGK
- a CDS encoding endonuclease domain-containing protein; its protein translation is MAFEPPTPELLKQRARALRAKSTDPESLLWNLLRNRQLGVKFRRQHPFPPYILDFYCVESLICIEADGSQHYTLEGRMRDAIRTAYLEERWIRVVRFTNQEVLQETEAVIAAIWDVVHPRSDKVPVIVAQPSSSSTRPLTTAQDA